The region TCTTCTTGTGTCATAGTAATTTTTGCATTTACCTTATAAACCACATCGCCATCTTTCTTTAACGTTGATGTTGAAGCAAATACATAAGAAGATGAAGATTCAGATGCAGACTCGGTGAAGCTCATTTCAAATTTTCCGAACTCAACATTCATTGATGCTGACATTTTTGTATCGCTAACACTTGCAGAAAGACCGAAAGAGAGCACGGTGTTACTATTTACCTTAATTGTTCCCTTAAATCCTATAGATGATAGACCAAATTTAATATCATAGTATCTAAGGGTTGCATTATTGGTTGTATTACCACTTGGGTATGGGAAGTTTAGCACTATTTCATCCGAAGGCGATGCAGATGTTTTTACAAATTCACCATTCGTCAAATCCCAAGTACCAGTATAATAAGTATAATCATCAAGATCCATTAAAGCATAAATAAAATCAAAATTAAAGTTAATATCGCCCGTTTCTTTACATTTAAGAGTTTCGGCTATTTTGGCTTTCAATTTTGCAATATCGTACTTAGAACTTTTTAAAAGGCTTGCCGACTTGGAGTACTCAAAAGGTAAATACATATCATCCAATTGAGCCTGTACCTTATAGCCCTCATCCGTAGCAATTTCGTTGCTTACAGCAACGAATTCTCCCTCCGATTCATCAATAGCAACTTCAGCTTTTTCTTTGTTTAATGGACTTGGATCATCGTCTTCACATGAATAAAAACCGATTAAACCTACTGCCAAGATTAAACTGAAAAGAAACGATTTAGTTTTCATAGAAATTAAGTTTTAGTTAAACATTTTATATTAGTAAACAGAATCATCATTTCCAAAAAATATACCAAAAAATTAAGTATCAATAGCGAATACAAATTATTAAATAATCACCATGTTTCCAAAAACAATTCATAATATTTAGGATTATTGTACAAATACTTGGCAATAACCCAAAATGATTTTTTATTTTTGTCGAAATCGATTTAAACCAGACCCTTAAACTATGATAAAAAAAATTCTACTTCCAACAATAATGTCATTAGGATTGCTATCAAACCACTCCATGGGATGCACAAACTACCTTGTTACCAAGGGTGCCAGTACAGATGGCTCCACAATGATTAGCTACGCAGCGGATTCACATATTCGTTACGGAGAACTTTACTTTAGGCCCAGAGGTACTTGGCCCGCTGGATCAATGATAACACTTTACGATAGAGGGACCAATAAGCCATTAGGGCAAATATCTCAGCCTACAGAAACCTACCAAGTAATTGGCTTTATGAATGAGCACCAAGTAGCCATGGGAGAAACTACATTCGAGGGAATCGAGAAACTTGTTGATTCAACGGCAATTGTTGATTATGGAAGTTTAATGTTCCTAGCCCTACAGCGTTCAAAAACTGCTCGCAAAGCAATTAGGGTTATTGCCGAATTGGTGGAAAAGTATGGTTATGCTAGTACTGGCGAATCATTCTCAATTGGCGACCCTAACGAAGTGTGGATCATGGAAATCATCGCAAAACGAACCAATCTTAAGTACGACAAAAAATCTAAACAGTATATAAATGTAGATAAAGGGGCACTTTGGGTAGCCGTTCGAATTCCTGATGGATGCGTTTCTTCTCATGCCAACCAAGCTCGCATTCAAACATTTCCATTGGAAAACCTAAAAAATTCAATTTCAAGTAAAAACATCAATCTATTAGACAAACCAGAAGTTGAAGTAGTATACTCTTATGATGTTATTAGCTACGCAAAGGAGCATGGATACTATCAGGGAGAAGATAAAGATTTTAGCTTTAGCGATGTATATAACCCCATAACATTTGACGGTGCTCGATTTTGCGATGCTAGAGTTTGGGCATTCTTCAACCATGTTAACGGAGATATGGGTAAATACTGGGACTACGCTAAAGGCGAAAATCTCAAAAATCGTATGCCGCTTTACATAAAACCGGACAGAAAGCTCACCCCTCAGGACTTACAATCGTTCAAACGCGATCATCTTGAAGGAACAGAACTAGATATGAGCAAAGACGCTGGAGCAGGACCAAGTAAATTACCATATCGATGGAGACCCTTAGATTGGGAAGTAGACGGAAAAACATACTTCCACGAAAGAACCACCGCAACGCAGCAAACAGGCTTCTCTTTTGTTGCCCAAATGAGAAGTTGGCTACCAAATCCAATAGGAGGTATATTCTGGTTTGGAGTTGATGATGCAGCCTCTACGGTTTATGTTCCAATATATTGTGGCATATCTCGAGTACCAGAATCGTATGCCGAGGGCAATGGCGATATGCTAACGTACTCACCAACATCTGCATTTTGGATATTCAATAGAGTTGCTCATTTTGCTTACTACCGCTATGATGTAATAATGGAAGATATTAAAAAGTTACAAGCTGAATTAGAAAATAAATTTGCAAAATATACCCCCGCCATAGATGCAGCAGCATTAAAACTATGGGAAACTGACCAGAATTTAGCTATTGATTTCTTAACGGATTATTCGGTTAATACGGCTAATGCAACAGTAGAACGCTGGGGAGATTTAAGCAATTGGCTTTTAGTTAAGTACATTGATGGAAATGTAAAAAAAGAAAAAAATGGAGAGTTTATTCGTAATCCATGGGGATACCCTGTTAGCCCTTCTCAGCCAGGATATAATGAGCAATTTCTAAAAACTATAATAAATGAAACTGACAATAAGTTTTTAGAACCTAAAAAGTAGAAATAATAAGATATTTTCAACTATTAATCACGTAGAGAAGGGGACATTTTCATCCCCTTTTCTTTTATACTACATCGTCAATTCCTATAACTCTAGCCCCATGTTTCTTCATCTCGTTTAAAGATATTATCTCATCGTTAAGATCAATATTAACTGCTTTCACAGCCTC is a window of Tenuifilaceae bacterium CYCD DNA encoding:
- a CDS encoding dipeptidase; this translates as MIKKILLPTIMSLGLLSNHSMGCTNYLVTKGASTDGSTMISYAADSHIRYGELYFRPRGTWPAGSMITLYDRGTNKPLGQISQPTETYQVIGFMNEHQVAMGETTFEGIEKLVDSTAIVDYGSLMFLALQRSKTARKAIRVIAELVEKYGYASTGESFSIGDPNEVWIMEIIAKRTNLKYDKKSKQYINVDKGALWVAVRIPDGCVSSHANQARIQTFPLENLKNSISSKNINLLDKPEVEVVYSYDVISYAKEHGYYQGEDKDFSFSDVYNPITFDGARFCDARVWAFFNHVNGDMGKYWDYAKGENLKNRMPLYIKPDRKLTPQDLQSFKRDHLEGTELDMSKDAGAGPSKLPYRWRPLDWEVDGKTYFHERTTATQQTGFSFVAQMRSWLPNPIGGIFWFGVDDAASTVYVPIYCGISRVPESYAEGNGDMLTYSPTSAFWIFNRVAHFAYYRYDVIMEDIKKLQAELENKFAKYTPAIDAAALKLWETDQNLAIDFLTDYSVNTANATVERWGDLSNWLLVKYIDGNVKKEKNGEFIRNPWGYPVSPSQPGYNEQFLKTIINETDNKFLEPKK